The bacterium genome has a segment encoding these proteins:
- a CDS encoding glycosyltransferase codes for MKVLLIASEVPYPPTDSNRACYYHLLRRLAGKHEFTVLAMSSADAAGAAAELEPYVKELVVVPHELKKTVWRRARSLFSSLPFGVRLFRSKEYARALGELLARESFDVIVAGNVNMAQYTVGLEGTPRVLFPQDAWSLYYRRQMKHAGNPAAFVYSWLQHLKLRRYERRTYGRYDGCIMVAQRDADIVRAVCPGLPIYFAHSGVDIPPLEDAAKEPHSVVFSGVMDYPPNKDCVCYFANEIFPLIRERVPEAAFHVVGKNAGPEVRALAEKPGVVVTGTVPDLIAYIRRMEIYVCPMRLGSGMKMKIVEALSAGLPVVSTSVGADGMDLLVAGRDFVVADGPAPFAAAVVELLKDEGSRRRFGRSGRTAVKKAYTWDAYAKAWRKILADVAAGEGKT; via the coding sequence TTGAAAGTACTACTTATAGCGTCCGAGGTCCCGTACCCGCCCACCGATTCCAACCGGGCGTGCTACTACCACCTTTTGCGCCGCCTCGCCGGCAAGCACGAGTTCACGGTACTGGCGATGTCGTCGGCCGACGCCGCCGGCGCCGCCGCGGAACTCGAGCCGTACGTCAAAGAACTGGTAGTCGTCCCCCACGAGTTAAAGAAGACGGTCTGGCGGCGCGCGCGTTCGCTATTTTCGTCGCTGCCGTTCGGCGTCCGCCTGTTCCGGAGCAAAGAGTACGCCCGGGCGTTGGGAGAGCTGCTGGCGCGCGAGAGCTTCGACGTCATCGTCGCCGGCAACGTGAACATGGCGCAGTATACCGTCGGCCTGGAGGGCACGCCCAGGGTCCTCTTCCCCCAGGATGCCTGGTCGCTCTACTACCGGCGCCAGATGAAGCACGCGGGCAACCCGGCGGCCTTCGTGTACAGCTGGCTGCAGCATTTGAAGCTGCGGCGCTACGAGCGGCGCACGTACGGCCGCTACGACGGCTGTATAATGGTGGCGCAGCGGGACGCCGATATCGTGCGCGCGGTGTGCCCCGGCCTGCCGATATACTTCGCCCATTCGGGCGTCGATATCCCGCCGCTGGAGGACGCGGCCAAGGAGCCGCACTCCGTCGTCTTCTCGGGCGTTATGGACTACCCGCCCAATAAGGACTGCGTCTGCTACTTCGCGAACGAGATCTTCCCGTTGATAAGGGAGAGGGTCCCGGAGGCCGCGTTCCACGTCGTCGGGAAGAACGCCGGCCCGGAGGTCCGCGCGCTGGCCGAGAAGCCCGGCGTGGTCGTGACGGGGACCGTCCCCGACCTTATCGCGTACATCCGGCGGATGGAAATATACGTCTGCCCGATGCGCCTCGGCTCCGGGATGAAGATGAAGATCGTGGAGGCGCTGAGCGCGGGACTTCCGGTGGTGAGCACCTCGGTGGGCGCCGACGGGATGGACCTGTTGGTGGCGGGGCGCGACTTCGTCGTCGCGGACGGGCCGGCGCCCTTCGCCGCGGCGGTGGTCGAGCTGTTGAAGGACGAGGGCTCGCGGCGCCGCTTCGGCCGCTCGGGCCGCACCGCGGTCAAGAAGGCCTACACCTGGGACGCGTACGCCAAGGCGTGGCGTAAAATTCTGGCCGACGTCGCCGCCGGCGAGGGGAAAACGTAA
- a CDS encoding glycosyltransferase family 1 protein — MAEFTVALDARYLAGEAKGIGRYLHTLLAGMSALPAPPAFVLVSDRELEAAYPALSLKAVVATGRPVYAWEQFVLPRVLRRLGADLFHAPGNALPLEPPSPTVLTLHDTMMFERRFHTFAANRYYVYQSWVLKRAARRCAAIITVSRTSAGDIARRLGPRAAARVTVIEEAVDPVFFEKRTPAELAAFRERLGLPARYMLHLGAAFPRKNTRLTVEAFGRVAADAAVPDLVIGGVAGDDEATVRGWASEAGVAARVRVRPYLPRDDHALLVAAAEMLLYPSAYEGFGLPALEAMAVGVPVVAARRGALPETCGDAAFYVEPEVDELAAVMRFLATDEGERRKLAAAGGEHVKKFSPRRMASRTLEVYRAVLAATKS; from the coding sequence ATGGCCGAATTCACCGTAGCCCTGGACGCGCGCTACCTCGCCGGCGAGGCCAAGGGAATAGGGCGCTACCTCCACACGCTGCTGGCCGGCATGTCGGCGCTGCCGGCCCCGCCCGCGTTCGTGCTCGTTTCGGACCGGGAGCTCGAGGCGGCGTATCCGGCGCTCTCGCTTAAGGCCGTGGTCGCGACCGGCCGGCCCGTCTACGCGTGGGAGCAGTTCGTCTTGCCCCGGGTGCTGCGCCGGCTCGGCGCCGACCTCTTTCACGCGCCGGGTAACGCGCTTCCGCTCGAGCCGCCGTCGCCGACGGTCCTCACCCTCCACGATACGATGATGTTCGAGCGGCGCTTCCACACCTTCGCCGCCAACCGTTACTATGTCTATCAATCGTGGGTGCTCAAGCGCGCCGCGCGGCGCTGCGCCGCCATAATCACGGTCTCGCGGACGTCGGCCGGAGACATTGCGCGTCGGCTGGGGCCGCGGGCGGCGGCCCGCGTCACCGTCATCGAGGAGGCGGTGGACCCGGTCTTCTTCGAGAAGCGGACGCCGGCGGAGCTGGCGGCCTTCCGCGAGCGCCTCGGCCTGCCGGCCCGCTACATGCTGCACCTGGGCGCCGCCTTCCCGCGCAAGAACACCCGGCTCACGGTCGAGGCGTTCGGGCGCGTCGCGGCCGACGCGGCCGTGCCGGACCTGGTAATCGGCGGCGTAGCCGGCGACGACGAGGCGACGGTGCGCGGCTGGGCGAGCGAGGCCGGCGTCGCCGCGCGCGTCCGCGTGCGGCCCTATCTGCCGCGCGACGACCACGCGCTCTTGGTGGCGGCGGCGGAGATGCTGCTCTACCCGTCGGCGTACGAGGGGTTCGGCCTGCCGGCGCTGGAGGCCATGGCGGTGGGCGTGCCGGTGGTGGCGGCGCGGCGAGGCGCGCTCCCCGAGACCTGCGGCGACGCGGCCTTCTACGTCGAGCCGGAGGTCGACGAACTGGCTGCGGTGATGCGGTTCCTGGCGACGGACGAGGGGGAGAGACGCAAGCTGGCCGCGGCGGGCGGGGAACACGTCAAAAAATTCTCGCCGCGGCGGATGGCGTCGCGGACGCTGGAGGTCTATCGGGCGGTACTGGCGGCCACGAAAAGTTGA
- a CDS encoding glycosyltransferase → MIAQKAAAALRRRRRRLSFLRRARALTMRLLVITNMYPRDEDPSFGSFVYEQVESLRAAGLAVDVYFIQGYRDRLAYPRAVRELRARRGDYDLFHAHHAYSAAAALVAGARPLVMTVHDNPVVTNPLYRRFARAVARRADRFVAVTPAAARAMAPVECDAIPMGTDLELFHPRDKRECRRELALDADKKYVLFPADPNRASKRYDLAREAVALARRLEPALELLTFHPAPRELVPVYFGAADVVVVTSDVELGPLTVKEAVASARPVVSRRVGDVDFLERSDACLPVGDDARDVAEGIVAALSLPPVGPSAVEPYGMKAVARRLILLYNEVVGGRAPEAGAK, encoded by the coding sequence ATAATAGCGCAAAAGGCCGCTGCGGCCTTAAGACGTCGGCGTCGACGTCTTTCATTTTTACGCCGCGCCCGGGCCCTTACTATGCGCCTTCTCGTCATAACCAATATGTACCCCCGCGACGAAGACCCCTCCTTCGGGTCCTTCGTCTACGAGCAGGTGGAGTCGCTGCGGGCCGCGGGCCTGGCCGTCGACGTCTACTTCATCCAGGGGTACCGCGACCGGCTGGCGTACCCCCGCGCCGTCCGCGAGCTGCGCGCGCGCCGGGGCGACTACGACCTCTTCCACGCCCACCACGCGTACTCCGCCGCGGCGGCCCTCGTTGCCGGCGCCCGGCCGCTGGTCATGACCGTCCACGACAACCCGGTGGTCACGAATCCGCTGTATCGGCGGTTCGCCCGGGCCGTGGCCCGCCGCGCGGACCGCTTCGTCGCCGTGACGCCCGCCGCCGCCCGCGCCATGGCTCCCGTGGAATGCGACGCCATCCCGATGGGGACGGACCTCGAGCTCTTCCACCCGCGCGACAAGCGGGAATGCCGCCGCGAGCTGGCCCTGGACGCCGACAAGAAGTACGTCCTCTTCCCGGCCGACCCGAACCGCGCGTCGAAGCGGTACGACCTGGCGCGGGAGGCGGTGGCGCTCGCGCGCCGGCTCGAGCCCGCGCTCGAGCTCTTGACGTTTCACCCGGCGCCGCGCGAGCTGGTGCCCGTGTACTTCGGCGCCGCGGACGTCGTAGTCGTCACCTCCGACGTGGAGCTGGGCCCGCTTACGGTCAAGGAGGCGGTGGCGTCGGCGCGGCCGGTAGTGAGCCGCCGCGTGGGCGACGTCGACTTCCTCGAGCGCAGCGACGCCTGCCTCCCGGTGGGCGACGACGCCCGGGACGTTGCCGAAGGCATAGTCGCGGCGTTGTCGCTGCCGCCGGTGGGCCCTTCGGCCGTGGAGCCTTACGGAATGAAAGCGGTGGCGCGGCGGCTGATTTTGTTGTATAATGAAGTCGTCGGCGGCCGGGCCCCCGAAGCCGGCGCGAAATAG